A window of Methylomonas sp. MK1 contains these coding sequences:
- a CDS encoding efflux RND transporter periplasmic adaptor subunit: protein MVQRKTLRASLPATGVLHAPSNAETTLTAPSAGIVIFPEQMPVVGHEVARGQLLASIVPRLAERGDMASLSEEARKTQLRHDLAHKEHDRAKMLLDSGVMAERQTLTAQTTHELTHAEMEAAQKRLNQYRQPADASGSGIPLKAPLAGIIAQSFVSNGRYVESGEKLFQVVDRGRLWLEARVPEADSAQLAQISGAAFKVDGYDDVFEIRPGENGRLVSLATVIDPVHRTLPVIFELDRPDPRLPLESFARVRLFTGQATEALAVPESALVDDNGLSVVFVQTGGESFERRLVKLGVRDSGFVEVKDGLAPTDRVVTQGAYLVYLAATAPGAAVHGHVH from the coding sequence TTGGTTCAGCGCAAAACCTTGCGTGCCTCGCTGCCGGCTACGGGAGTATTGCATGCGCCTTCCAACGCGGAAACAACCCTGACGGCACCGAGTGCCGGCATCGTCATATTTCCCGAGCAGATGCCCGTGGTGGGCCATGAGGTGGCCCGTGGCCAACTTTTGGCGTCCATCGTGCCGCGTCTGGCCGAACGGGGCGATATGGCATCCTTGAGCGAGGAAGCCCGTAAGACGCAACTGCGTCACGACTTGGCGCATAAAGAGCATGACCGCGCCAAAATGTTGCTGGACAGCGGCGTGATGGCCGAGCGCCAAACCCTCACCGCGCAAACCACGCATGAGTTGACGCATGCTGAAATGGAAGCCGCGCAAAAACGCCTGAATCAATACCGCCAGCCTGCCGATGCCAGCGGCAGCGGGATTCCTCTCAAAGCGCCACTGGCAGGCATTATCGCGCAATCGTTTGTGAGTAACGGCCGCTATGTGGAAAGCGGTGAGAAACTGTTTCAAGTCGTTGATCGCGGTCGGCTTTGGCTGGAGGCTCGGGTGCCGGAAGCGGATTCCGCACAACTCGCTCAAATCAGCGGCGCAGCCTTCAAGGTTGACGGTTACGATGATGTTTTCGAAATCAGGCCCGGCGAAAATGGCAGACTGGTATCGCTGGCAACGGTGATCGATCCCGTACATCGCACCTTGCCGGTGATCTTTGAGCTCGACCGGCCTGATCCGCGCCTGCCTTTAGAGTCTTTTGCTCGGGTACGCTTGTTTACCGGACAGGCGACCGAGGCGTTGGCGGTGCCGGAATCGGCATTGGTCGATGATAACGGACTCTCCGTGGTGTTCGTTCAGACCGGCGGCGAGTCTTTCGAGCGTCGACTGGTCAAGCTGGGTGTACGAGACTCGGGTTTTGTCGAAGTCAAAGACGGTCTCGCGCCGACTGACCGTGTCGTCACCCAAGGCGCTTATCTGGTGTATCTCGCGGCAACCGCGCCCGGCGCTGCCGTGCATGGCCACGTCCATTAA
- a CDS encoding IS3 family transposase (programmed frameshift) encodes MKRERRSFDAAFKLQVVQMIHEQGLTVPQVCQELKLGETAVRRWLKQVQAEQSGQPGIGKPLTPDQQRIRQLELENRQLRSDNELLKKGFGLLCQGTAMKHQVIHQLTAEKVVTVQQGCQLLGVSRSGWYAAQRRARQPQALCGTRVRLRSLFEATGQCYGSRRLRKELAEQGIEIGRHRVRSLMKELQIKPIWKPKFVHTTDSNHNLPVYENVLDRQFEQAEANRAWVSDITYIRTLSGWLYLAVVLDLYSRKIVGWAMAPNMPTELVCTALQIAIAQRRPPPGLIVHSDRGSQYASHEYRALLAHHGFQGSMSRKGNCWDNAVMERFFLNLKMERVWHRQYANHTEAIRDVTDYIVNFYNSRRLHSSLGYLPPNGYEMKMADQQPILVSEKS; translated from the exons ATGAAACGAGAAAGGCGAAGTTTTGATGCGGCGTTCAAGCTGCAAGTAGTACAAATGATCCATGAACAGGGACTCACGGTTCCTCAGGTTTGTCAGGAGCTGAAGCTGGGCGAGACTGCGGTACGTCGCTGGCTGAAGCAGGTGCAGGCCGAGCAATCCGGTCAACCGGGCATAGGTAAGCCGTTAACCCCTGACCAGCAGCGGATTCGGCAGCTGGAATTAGAAAATCGGCAACTGCGTTCGGATAACGAATTGCTAAAAAAGG GTTTCGGCCTTCTTTGCCAAGGAACTGCGATGAAACACCAAGTGATTCACCAGTTAACGGCAGAGAAGGTCGTCACGGTGCAGCAGGGTTGTCAGTTACTGGGCGTCAGTCGGTCGGGATGGTATGCGGCCCAGAGACGAGCACGGCAGCCTCAAGCGCTTTGCGGCACGCGGGTTCGACTGCGCAGTCTGTTCGAAGCCACCGGTCAATGCTATGGCAGTCGTCGTCTGCGCAAGGAACTGGCGGAACAGGGAATCGAGATTGGCCGTCATCGGGTGCGCAGCCTGATGAAGGAACTCCAGATCAAGCCGATCTGGAAACCCAAGTTTGTGCATACCACCGATAGCAACCACAACCTGCCGGTGTACGAGAACGTGTTGGATCGCCAGTTTGAGCAAGCCGAGGCCAACCGAGCTTGGGTCTCGGACATTACTTACATACGGACCCTGAGCGGTTGGCTGTATCTGGCGGTGGTGTTGGATCTTTATTCGCGCAAAATCGTCGGTTGGGCCATGGCACCCAACATGCCGACAGAACTGGTCTGCACCGCCTTGCAAATCGCCATCGCCCAGCGCCGACCGCCGCCGGGCCTGATCGTCCATTCCGACCGGGGTAGTCAGTACGCCAGTCACGAATATCGGGCGTTACTGGCCCATCATGGTTTTCAGGGCAGCATGAGTCGTAAGGGCAACTGCTGGGACAATGCCGTAATGGAGCGATTCTTTCTGAATCTTAAAATGGAGCGCGTCTGGCACCGCCAGTATGCCAACCATACCGAGGCCATCCGAGACGTGACCGACTATATCGTCAATTTCTACAACAGTCGGCGCTTGCATTCGTCATTGGGCTACCTGCCGCCCAACGGCTATGAAATGAAAATGGCAGATCAACAACCTATTTTGGTGTCCGAAAAAAGTTGA
- a CDS encoding efflux RND transporter permease subunit, producing MIGWLLDWSLKNRLFVLLLGLLLLLWGGYETTRMPVDVFPDLTAPTVTLMSEAHGMAPAEVEQLVTFPIEAAMNGAPGVRRVRSTTGVGFAVINVEFAWGTDIYQARQIVAEKLQLARSALPQDLPSPILTPIASVMGEILFIALRSDHDDGMTLKTTADWTIRRRLLAVPGVAEVISIGGDTKQYQVEVRPERLVAYGLSLNDVIEAVRASNTNASAGFLASGGQEYLIQGLGRVKQIEDLAQTAVSSPSGPVLLKHIADIRIGPAYKRGTGSHDGEPAVIIGIQKQPSVNTLELTERLEKTLNEIQTALPKGMSIDTNIFRQADFIAVAVANLGHALRDGAILVVIIVALFLLSARATLITLIALPISLIVAVLAMSASGATLNTMTLGGLAIALGALVDDAIIVVENIVRRLRERAEQPSPAPIAATVLRASHEILGSIVYATLIIMLVFVPLFFLSGIEGRLMQPLGFAYVVAIAASLLVAVTVTPALSSYLLPHSRTVTEVHESKLALGLKAYYTACLARVLPHWRWTVVASTGTIVATLIALALTGRSFLPEFNEGSLTIAVVTLPGTSLEQSDQIGQMAEKIILQLPETAATARRTGRAELDPHAQAVYASEIDVRLAMKDRDKETVLAELRRKLTLVPGANAVIGQPISHRIDHMLSGTRANIAVKIFGDDLAELRRLAQQVKGLVEAVEGAVDVSIDNPSDVPFLSVKFDRAAIARYGFTMEQVAEVLETAFQGKEVSRIFEGQTAFDLVVRYPSESKEDLDAVRATLLTSPSGAQLPLHALADIQKTRGPDTISREDVQRKLVVMANVAGRDLAGVVNDIRQRVTAQVQMPSAYHIEYGGQFESAQEAAQTLLILGAVVTAGIFLLLYVAFHSMRDALLVMLNLPLALVGGVIGVYVSGGILSVASMIGFITLFGIATRNGVMLVAHIRNLWEQEGVKDFTEVVRRGASERLIPILMTALAAGLGLAPLAFSGGEPGSEIQAPMATVILFGLLTSTVLNLLVVPVLYLRFGDLRNTVPGHLTRTEDE from the coding sequence ATGATTGGATGGCTGCTGGATTGGTCGCTGAAGAATCGCCTGTTTGTCCTGTTATTAGGATTATTGCTGTTGCTGTGGGGCGGTTATGAAACCACCCGCATGCCGGTGGATGTGTTCCCCGACCTGACGGCGCCGACGGTCACCCTGATGAGCGAAGCGCACGGCATGGCGCCGGCGGAAGTGGAGCAACTGGTGACGTTTCCCATAGAGGCCGCCATGAACGGCGCGCCGGGTGTGCGTCGGGTCCGCTCCACCACGGGTGTCGGCTTTGCGGTGATCAATGTCGAATTTGCCTGGGGTACCGACATCTATCAGGCTCGGCAGATCGTCGCCGAAAAACTGCAATTGGCGCGTAGCGCACTGCCACAAGACTTGCCCTCGCCGATCCTGACCCCAATCGCTTCGGTGATGGGGGAAATTCTGTTTATCGCCTTGCGATCCGATCACGACGATGGCATGACCTTAAAAACCACGGCAGACTGGACCATACGCCGGCGTTTACTGGCGGTGCCAGGTGTCGCCGAGGTAATCAGCATCGGCGGCGATACCAAGCAATATCAAGTGGAAGTCCGCCCGGAACGTCTGGTGGCCTACGGGCTATCCCTCAATGACGTGATCGAGGCGGTGCGTGCCTCTAATACCAACGCCTCTGCCGGTTTTCTCGCCAGTGGCGGCCAGGAATATCTGATACAGGGTTTGGGTCGAGTCAAGCAGATCGAGGATTTGGCGCAAACGGCCGTATCGAGTCCATCAGGCCCGGTGTTATTGAAACATATCGCCGACATTCGCATCGGACCGGCCTACAAACGTGGTACCGGCTCTCATGATGGCGAACCGGCCGTCATTATCGGCATCCAGAAGCAGCCGTCGGTCAATACCCTGGAATTGACCGAGCGTTTGGAAAAAACACTCAATGAAATCCAGACGGCACTGCCCAAAGGCATGTCTATCGATACCAATATTTTTCGACAAGCGGACTTCATTGCTGTTGCGGTTGCCAATCTTGGTCACGCGCTGCGTGATGGTGCCATATTGGTGGTGATCATAGTGGCCTTGTTTCTGTTGAGTGCTCGCGCTACGCTGATTACCTTGATTGCATTGCCGATTTCACTGATCGTCGCCGTGTTGGCCATGAGCGCTTCCGGCGCTACCCTCAACACCATGACCCTCGGCGGCTTGGCCATCGCATTGGGGGCGTTGGTGGACGATGCCATTATCGTGGTGGAAAACATCGTGCGCAGGCTGCGAGAGCGTGCCGAGCAGCCATCACCCGCGCCGATTGCCGCCACGGTGCTTCGTGCCAGCCATGAAATTCTCGGCTCCATCGTTTACGCCACCTTGATCATCATGCTGGTTTTTGTACCGTTGTTTTTCCTCTCCGGCATCGAAGGACGATTGATGCAACCCTTGGGATTTGCTTATGTGGTGGCCATTGCCGCATCCCTGTTAGTCGCGGTAACTGTTACGCCGGCCTTGAGCAGTTATCTGCTGCCACATTCACGCACGGTAACGGAAGTGCACGAGAGCAAATTGGCGCTTGGACTGAAAGCTTATTACACCGCCTGCTTGGCGCGCGTACTACCTCACTGGCGCTGGACAGTGGTGGCATCAACCGGCACGATAGTCGCCACCCTGATTGCCTTGGCGCTGACCGGTCGCTCGTTTCTGCCCGAATTCAACGAAGGCAGCCTCACCATCGCCGTGGTGACGCTTCCAGGCACGTCGCTGGAGCAATCGGATCAGATTGGCCAGATGGCCGAAAAAATCATTCTGCAACTGCCGGAAACCGCCGCCACGGCGCGGCGAACCGGGCGCGCGGAGCTTGACCCCCATGCCCAAGCGGTTTATGCCTCGGAGATCGATGTCCGGCTGGCGATGAAAGACCGCGACAAGGAAACGGTGCTAGCCGAGTTGAGACGAAAATTGACGCTGGTGCCAGGTGCCAACGCCGTGATCGGACAACCGATTTCCCATCGTATCGATCACATGTTGTCGGGTACTCGCGCCAATATTGCCGTCAAAATCTTCGGTGACGATTTGGCCGAATTGCGCCGCCTGGCCCAGCAAGTGAAGGGATTGGTGGAAGCTGTCGAGGGGGCTGTGGATGTCTCTATCGACAATCCGTCGGATGTACCGTTTCTATCGGTGAAGTTTGACCGTGCCGCCATCGCCCGTTATGGGTTCACCATGGAGCAAGTTGCCGAGGTACTGGAAACGGCCTTTCAAGGCAAGGAAGTGTCACGCATCTTCGAGGGACAAACCGCCTTTGATTTGGTGGTGCGTTATCCCAGCGAATCCAAGGAAGACCTCGATGCCGTTCGCGCCACGTTGTTAACCTCACCCAGCGGTGCGCAGCTGCCCTTGCATGCCTTGGCGGATATTCAGAAAACCCGTGGCCCGGACACGATCAGTCGCGAAGATGTACAACGCAAACTGGTGGTCATGGCCAACGTGGCGGGCCGCGACCTGGCCGGTGTCGTGAACGACATTCGCCAGCGGGTGACCGCGCAGGTGCAAATGCCGTCGGCTTACCACATCGAATACGGCGGGCAGTTCGAAAGCGCCCAGGAAGCCGCGCAAACTCTGCTGATTCTGGGCGCGGTGGTCACGGCGGGCATATTTCTCTTGCTGTATGTGGCTTTTCACTCGATGCGCGACGCCTTGCTGGTGATGTTGAATTTGCCGCTGGCACTGGTGGGTGGGGTAATTGGCGTCTATGTGTCGGGCGGCATATTGTCGGTAGCGTCGATGATCGGATTTATCACCTTATTCGGCATTGCCACCCGCAACGGCGTGATGCTGGTTGCTCACATTCGCAATTTATGGGAACAGGAAGGCGTGAAAGACTTTACCGAAGTCGTTAGACGGGGCGCCTCGGAACGGCTGATCCCGATTTTAATGACGGCGCTTGCGGCGGGATTGGGATTGGCGCCGCTCGCCTTTAGCGGCGGCGAGCCGGGCAGTGAAATTCAGGCGCCAATGGCGACTGTGATTTTGTTCGGTTTGTTGACTTCGACCGTGCTTAATTTATTGGTAGTGCCGGTGTTGTATCTACGCTTCGGCGATTTACGGAACACAGTCCCTGGTCATTTGACAAGGACTGAAGATGAATAG